The following coding sequences lie in one Verrucomicrobiota bacterium genomic window:
- a CDS encoding glycosyltransferase family 4 protein, with protein sequence MLGIRGFPGSLGGAENFSQQVATRLAKRGHEVTVYCRRYVLDEWAKPDVETPGWRGHLRTYRGVTLKLLPTVRSKHLDNILHTVLATTDSFGKTFDVIHYHSMGPCLLTPLPYFLRRARVVATAHGLDWTRAKWGGMAKRIIQAGELCSAHFSHVTTTVSKGLARHYRERYGKQHVYYVPTGVEMNAPRRLDQARRWGLEPERYLLFLSRITPEKGAHYLIEAYRRVRPPMKLIIAGGTMFEQSYTDRLQRMVREAGLADQIIFTGFVTDEEMEELFSNAYLYVLPSEIEGLPHSLLQALSYGRCVLASDIDSCREALGECGYTFRSTDVDDLSRELARLVEDPNLVRAEKDKGIARVKQEYDWETVTDRFVELYSMPLM encoded by the coding sequence ATGCTGGGCATCCGGGGCTTCCCCGGCTCGCTCGGCGGGGCCGAGAACTTCTCCCAACAAGTCGCCACGCGCCTCGCGAAGCGCGGTCACGAGGTAACCGTCTACTGCCGCCGCTACGTCCTCGACGAGTGGGCCAAACCCGATGTCGAGACGCCCGGCTGGCGCGGCCACCTGCGCACCTACCGGGGCGTCACGCTCAAGCTGCTGCCGACGGTTCGCTCGAAGCACCTCGACAACATCCTCCACACCGTGCTCGCGACGACGGACTCCTTCGGCAAGACCTTCGATGTGATCCACTACCACAGCATGGGGCCGTGTCTGCTCACGCCGCTGCCGTACTTCCTGCGGCGCGCGCGCGTGGTGGCGACGGCGCATGGGCTCGATTGGACGCGTGCGAAGTGGGGCGGCATGGCCAAGCGCATCATCCAGGCGGGCGAGCTCTGCTCGGCACACTTCTCGCACGTCACAACGACGGTCTCGAAGGGCCTCGCGCGGCACTATCGCGAGCGCTACGGCAAGCAGCATGTCTATTACGTGCCGACAGGCGTCGAGATGAACGCACCGCGCAGGCTCGACCAGGCGCGCCGCTGGGGCCTCGAACCGGAACGCTACCTCCTGTTCCTGAGCCGCATCACGCCAGAGAAGGGCGCCCACTACCTCATCGAGGCGTACCGCCGTGTCCGCCCGCCGATGAAGCTCATCATCGCCGGCGGCACCATGTTCGAGCAGAGCTACACGGACCGCCTCCAGCGTATGGTGCGCGAAGCCGGCCTCGCCGATCAGATCATCTTCACCGGCTTCGTCACCGACGAGGAGATGGAGGAGCTGTTCAGCAACGCCTACCTCTACGTGCTCCCGTCGGAGATCGAGGGTCTCCCCCACTCGCTCCTCCAGGCGCTCTCGTACGGCCGCTGCGTGCTCGCGAGCGATATCGACTCATGCCGCGAGGCGCTCGGTGAGTGCGGCTACACGTTCCGCTCAACCGACGTGGACGACCTAAGCAGAGAACTCGCCCGCCTCGTGGAGGACCCCAACCTCGTGCGCGCTGAGAAAGATAAGGGCATTGCGCGCGTCAAGCAGGAGTACGACTGGGAGACCGTCACGGATCGCTTCGTCGAGCTCTACTCCATGCCGCTGATGTAG
- a CDS encoding SIS domain-containing protein, whose amino-acid sequence MSFLDAYFADITTLVADLDHEAMARALNAIKTAYAAGRHVFLCGNGGSSATAAHMVNDLTKMPMTIGKKGVRALNLSDNVPLLMAISNDIDYADIFVMPLKAHFERGDIVLGISASGNSENVIRAVEYANANGGVTIGLCGFTGGRLHDLAQIPIYTANNKYGPVEDAHCIVLHALAYWFIDELKRES is encoded by the coding sequence ATGTCATTTCTCGACGCCTACTTCGCCGACATCACCACGCTCGTGGCCGACCTGGACCACGAAGCGATGGCCCGCGCGCTCAACGCGATCAAGACCGCCTACGCTGCCGGCCGGCACGTGTTCCTCTGCGGCAACGGCGGCAGTTCGGCCACGGCCGCGCACATGGTCAATGACCTGACCAAGATGCCGATGACGATAGGCAAGAAGGGCGTGCGCGCACTCAACCTGAGCGACAACGTCCCGCTGCTCATGGCGATCTCGAACGACATCGACTACGCCGACATCTTCGTCATGCCGCTCAAGGCGCACTTCGAGCGCGGCGACATCGTGCTCGGCATCAGCGCGAGCGGCAACTCGGAGAATGTCATCCGCGCCGTCGAGTACGCCAACGCCAACGGTGGTGTCACCATCGGCCTGTGCGGCTTCACGGGCGGGCGGCTGCACGATCTAGCCCAGATCCCCATCTACACCGCCAACAACAAGTACGGCCCTGTCGAGGACGCCCACTGTATTGTGCTCCACGCGCTCGCCTACTGGTTCATCGACGAGCTCAAGCGGGAGAGCTGA
- a CDS encoding HAD family hydrolase — protein MPRAARFNDHEGDKVVLIDRDGVVNYDRPDYILEVSQFRFIHGSERAIRLLTQSGYQVHIVSNQSAVGRGLMTQATLDEITAYMLARFEKAGAHIESVSYCTHTPDDHCDCRKPKTGLIDALIDKYGFNPARAWFVGDNLTDMTAGNAAGCRTILIARQLPPSKFHTNDQAIPDFITTDLYTAVTSIILRV, from the coding sequence ATGCCCCGGGCTGCACGCTTCAACGACCATGAAGGCGACAAGGTCGTTTTGATCGACCGTGACGGTGTGGTCAACTACGACCGGCCGGACTATATTCTCGAGGTGAGCCAGTTCCGGTTCATCCACGGCTCCGAGCGCGCCATCCGGCTGCTCACTCAGAGCGGCTACCAAGTCCACATCGTGTCGAACCAGTCGGCCGTCGGCCGCGGGCTGATGACGCAGGCGACACTCGACGAGATCACCGCGTACATGCTCGCGCGCTTCGAGAAGGCCGGCGCGCACATCGAGAGCGTCTCGTACTGCACGCACACGCCCGACGACCACTGCGACTGCCGCAAGCCGAAGACGGGGCTGATCGACGCGCTCATCGACAAGTACGGATTCAACCCGGCGCGCGCGTGGTTCGTGGGCGACAACCTGACCGACATGACGGCCGGCAACGCCGCCGGGTGCCGCACGATCCTCATCGCGCGCCAACTGCCGCCGTCGAAGTTCCACACCAACGACCAGGCGATCCCCGACTTCATCACGACCGACCTGTACACGGCGGTCACGTCCATCATCCTGAGGGTGTAG